Proteins from one Malaya genurostris strain Urasoe2022 chromosome 2, Malgen_1.1, whole genome shotgun sequence genomic window:
- the LOC131432668 gene encoding interference hedgehog-like isoform X2 — protein sequence MLATVDSRVSSLPTVENGMSHRPVSVSRLWQHTTERITDRRHCLLPRRIDLRLAAAYRCSLLLITLVLSCPLLVLALPHPSHHSAASSSSTDSASSSSSGSGSTGSSNTKSLGVYMIRSPESTTAPAGDEVLFECELNLIPERLEWRFRAQESQGSRDDYVYLNKNGHNVTTVEGNSKLHVYVNVKTIGEYQCVAWFGASAIASIPARLTLASISLDSSISSSNGNYASYGPMRTSSSISDVHSGRTDRVPTMMRRVLSPIQQQHLKISPGNSIIIKCGDVISNPPAIWSYYKDEVAIPASNPQLPHGGLILPQLTPQDSGTYRCSAVNSITGNELKLPQKTTILVEYTPRSSPKAIYKPQNVSVVPGSTALLECTGVANPIPKPSWSRRDGLPIGDHSQVLPYGLQINNVLPEDQGEYVCRLDNGVEPTLVHTIKLTVLELPQIIEPPRATLTNESESLELQCIATGSPTPDIYWMINGDYTKWDRLIRSNGSKLFIKSVEKKHAGIVQCFARNEVGEVSESSLLQVNPKQIPGGIGSPPLGSVPSGSKFGNDHGSKRQKGGKKHKHLIMIPPSRPNITRLSDESVMVRWSVPSSDGLPIQFFKVQYRMLGDPSKNIARTQWMTENEDISPFTRSYEVNNLKSDHYYRFRIVAVYSNNDNKEGAASGKFHLQRGSQLGLAKSHLLAPTLTRIEPVSQHAIVLHWQFPQHLPHPIDGFYAYYRPATTAGEYSKATVDTPTARHFKIDHLEPGTAYEFKLQSFTAAAASDFSAILTGKTLKPPTPPPIVPSVVAASEADNGTGEVPNYVYMGVGGFVLVLGGIILLCCCCVACKKKRGPGVDESDAKSHIQVEQNGFPGSISNGGPRSHHHKSRNGISARMNITPNPLAQDGDKQQQQQQQQPHHHHQPLQSQTMINSSVGPGQEHLMLASMPHRRTLERSVRNLQHSQHNGLDQSQKMMLEGDCGVTTTVGAGVGIVLGGSRNNSSIRRGRRGSGSVPSSPRVGRGPSAELLQHNRSPMPIRAAASGVKRATRLGRAENMSSGSLNSIEV from the exons ATGTTGGCCACTGTCGATAGCCGCGTAAGTAGTCTGCCCACAGTCGAGAACGGCATGTCGCACAGGCCAGTTTCGGTCAGCCGTCTATGGCAGCATACGACAGAGAGGATAACAGATCGAAGGCATTGTTTACTGCCACGACGGATAGATCTGCGCTTGGCAGCAGCCTACCGGTGCTCTCTTCTGCTCATCACCCTAGTGTTAAGTTGTCCCCTGCTAGTGTTAGCTTTGCCGCATCCTTCGCATCATTCTGCAGCTTCCTCGTCGTCAACGGACTCGGCGTCGAGCAGTAGTTCCGGTTCCGGTTCCACCGGCAGTAGCAATACGAAAAGTTTAGGAGTTTACATGATCCGATCGCCGGAATCGACTACGGCACCGGCTGGCGATGAAGTACTCTTCGAGTGTGAACTGAATTTGATACCTGAAAGACTGGAATGGCGGTTTCGGGCCCAGGAGAGCCAAGGGAGCCGCGACGATTACGTCTATTTGAATAAGAAT GGTCACAATGTGACTACCGTCGAAGGAAACTCAAAGCTGCACGTGTATGTCAATGTGAAAACGATCGGCGAGTATCAGTGCGTTGCATGGTTCGGTGCTTCGGCGATCGCGTCCATACCGGCCCGGTTGACCCTGGCTTCGATCAGTCTGGACTCCAGTATTAGCAGCAGTAACGGTAACTACGCCAGCTACGGACCGATGCGAACCAGCAGTAGCATAAGCGATGTCCACAGTGGACGAACCGATCGGGTTCCAACGATGATGAGGCGCGTTCTGTCTCCGATCCAGCAGCAACATCTGAAAATCTCCCCGGGAAATAGTATTATCATTAAGTGCGGTGATGTTATCTCCAACCCGCCGGCTATCTGGAGCTACTACAA AGACGAAGTAGCGATCCCAGCCAGTAACCCACAGCTGCCCCACGGAGGACTGATTCTGCCGCAGCTGACACCACAGGATTCCGGAACGTACCGCTGTTCCGCCGTCAATTCAATCACTGGCAATGAACTTAAACTGCCCCAGAAAACTACGATTCTGGTAGAATACACTCCACGTTCGTCACCGAAAGCCATCTACAAACCGCAGAACGTTTCCGTAGTGCCCGGGTCGACGGCGCTCCTAGAatgcaccggtgtagcgaatcCCATCCCTAAACCGTCCTGGTCCCGACGGGATGGTCTCCCAATCGGCGATCATTCACAGGTTCTACCGTACGGTTTACAGATCAACAACGTCCTCCCGGAGGATCAAGGAGAGTACGTGTGTCGTTTGGACAACGGTGTCGAGCCGACCCTCGTGCATACCATCAAGTTGACCGTTCTGGAACTGCCGCAAATTATCGAACCTCCAAGGGCCACTCTGACGAACGAAAGCGAAAGCCTAGAACTACAGTGCATTGCCACGGGTTCGCCAACGCCGGACATTTACTGGATGATAAACGGCGACTACACAAAATGGGATCGATTGATCAGGTCGAACGGTTCCAAGTTGTTCATAAAATCAGTTGAAAAGAAACATGCCGGAATTGTGCAGTGCTTTGCACGGAATGAAGTCGGTGAAGTTAGCGAAAGCAGTCTTCTACAGGTCAATCCAAAACAGATTCCCGGAGGAATCGGATCGCCCCCGCTAGGATCCGTACCATCTGGTTCCAAGTTCGGAAACGATCACGGCAGTAAACGACAAAAAGGCGGAAAGAAACACAAACACC TGATCATGATTCCCCCATCGCGACCGAACATCACTCGACTGTCGGACGAATCGGTTATGGTTCGCTGGTCAGTTCCATCCAGTGACGGTCTGCCGATTCAGTTCTTCAAGGTTCAATATCGGATGCTGGGCGATCCATCGAAGAACATCGCCCGGACACAatggatgacggaaaacgaagaTATTTCTCCGTTCACCcgatcgtacgaagttaacaatCTCAAGTCTGATCACTACTATCGGTTCCGCATAGTGGCCGTGTAttccaacaacgacaacaaagaGGGTGCTGCTTCTGGAAAGTTCCACCTACAACGAGGATCCCAGCTAGGACTGGCCAAAAGTCATCTGCTGGCACCGACACTAACTCGCATTGAACCCGTCTCACAGCATGCCATCGTTCTCCACTGGCAGTTTCCACAGCATCTGCCTCATCCGATCGATGGTTTCTATGCGTACTACCGACCGGCCACCACAGCCGGAGAATACTCGAAAGCCACGGTGGACACTCCGACGGCCCGTCACTTCAAGATCGATCATCTGGAGCCGGGAACGGCTTACGAGTTCAAGCTGCAATCGTTCACGGCAGCAGCGGCGTCCGATTTCAGTGCAATCCTGACCGGAAAAACACTGAAACCACCAACGCCTCCGCCCATCGTACCGTCGGTGGTGGCCGCCTCCGAAGCAGACAACGGAACCGGAGAAGTGCCCAACTATGTCTACATGGGTGTCGGTGGATTCGTGCTGGTGCTAGGAGGTATCATTTTGTTGTGCTGCTGTTGCGTGGCATGCAAGAAAAAACGTGGTCCAGGTGTTG ACGAGTCGGATGCTAAATCACATATTCAAGTCGAACAGAATGGTTTTCCCGGATCGATCAGCAACGGTGGTCCTCGGTCCCATCACCACAAAAGCCGAAACGGGATCAGTGCTCGGATGAACATCACCCCCAATCCGTTGGCCCAGGATGGCGATAAG caacaacagcagcagcagcagcagccacatcatcatcatcagcccCTCCAGAGTCAAACCATGATCAACAGCAGCGTCGGTCCGGGTCAGGAACATCTGATGCTAGCCTCGATGCCGCACCGTCGAACGTTGGAACGAAGTGTCCGAAATTTGCAGCACAGCCAGCACAACGGCCTGGACCAGAGCCAGAAGATGATGCTGGAAGGTGATTGCGGTGTGACCACGACCGTCGGAGCCGGTGTGGGCATCGTGCTCGGTGGATCACGGAACAATTCATCCATCCGGAGGGGACGGCGTGGATCCGGTTCGGTTCCCAGCAGCCCTCGAGTCGGCCGGGGTCCAAGTGCCGAACTGCTGCAGCACAATCGATCACCGATGCCAATCCGAGCCGCTGCCAGCGGTGTCAAACGGGCGACCAGATTGGGACGGGCCGAGAACATGTCGTCCGGTAGTTTGAACAGTATTGAAGTTTGA
- the LOC131432668 gene encoding interference hedgehog-like isoform X1, producing MLATVDSRVSSLPTVENGMSHRPVSVSRLWQHTTERITDRRHCLLPRRIDLRLAAAYRCSLLLITLVLSCPLLVLALPHPSHHSAASSSSTDSASSSSSGSGSTGSSNTKSLGVYMIRSPESTTAPAGDEVLFECELNLIPERLEWRFRAQESQGSRDDYVYLNKNGHNVTTVEGNSKLHVYVNVKTIGEYQCVAWFGASAIASIPARLTLASISLDSSISSSNGNYASYGPMRTSSSISDVHSGRTDRVPTMMRRVLSPIQQQHLKISPGNSIIIKCGDVISNPPAIWSYYKDEVAIPASNPQLPHGGLILPQLTPQDSGTYRCSAVNSITGNELKLPQKTTILVEYTPRSSPKAIYKPQNVSVVPGSTALLECTGVANPIPKPSWSRRDGLPIGDHSQVLPYGLQINNVLPEDQGEYVCRLDNGVEPTLVHTIKLTVLELPQIIEPPRATLTNESESLELQCIATGSPTPDIYWMINGDYTKWDRLIRSNGSKLFIKSVEKKHAGIVQCFARNEVGEVSESSLLQVNPKQIPGGIGSPPLGSVPSGSKFGNDHGSKRQKGGKKHKHLIMIPPSRPNITRLSDESVMVRWSVPSSDGLPIQFFKVQYRMLGDPSKNIARTQWMTENEDISPFTRSYEVNNLKSDHYYRFRIVAVYSNNDNKEGAASGKFHLQRGSQLGLAKSHLLAPTLTRIEPVSQHAIVLHWQFPQHLPHPIDGFYAYYRPATTAGEYSKATVDTPTARHFKIDHLEPGTAYEFKLQSFTAAAASDFSAILTGKTLKPPTPPPIVPSVVAASEADNGTGEVPNYVYMGVGGFVLVLGGIILLCCCCVACKKKRGPGVDESDAKSHIQVEQNGFPGSISNGGPRSHHHKSRNGISARMNITPNPLAQDGDKNRNVMELRFLPAKPQPIVSAGGAGVGGGGGGGCGFSGSPGGGTLNLMTNGSNSYPTNNNHQPHHLHHHHQQQHNHQQQQQQQQQQPHHHHQPLQSQTMINSSVGPGQEHLMLASMPHRRTLERSVRNLQHSQHNGLDQSQKMMLEGDCGVTTTVGAGVGIVLGGSRNNSSIRRGRRGSGSVPSSPRVGRGPSAELLQHNRSPMPIRAAASGVKRATRLGRAENMSSGSLNSIEV from the exons ATGTTGGCCACTGTCGATAGCCGCGTAAGTAGTCTGCCCACAGTCGAGAACGGCATGTCGCACAGGCCAGTTTCGGTCAGCCGTCTATGGCAGCATACGACAGAGAGGATAACAGATCGAAGGCATTGTTTACTGCCACGACGGATAGATCTGCGCTTGGCAGCAGCCTACCGGTGCTCTCTTCTGCTCATCACCCTAGTGTTAAGTTGTCCCCTGCTAGTGTTAGCTTTGCCGCATCCTTCGCATCATTCTGCAGCTTCCTCGTCGTCAACGGACTCGGCGTCGAGCAGTAGTTCCGGTTCCGGTTCCACCGGCAGTAGCAATACGAAAAGTTTAGGAGTTTACATGATCCGATCGCCGGAATCGACTACGGCACCGGCTGGCGATGAAGTACTCTTCGAGTGTGAACTGAATTTGATACCTGAAAGACTGGAATGGCGGTTTCGGGCCCAGGAGAGCCAAGGGAGCCGCGACGATTACGTCTATTTGAATAAGAAT GGTCACAATGTGACTACCGTCGAAGGAAACTCAAAGCTGCACGTGTATGTCAATGTGAAAACGATCGGCGAGTATCAGTGCGTTGCATGGTTCGGTGCTTCGGCGATCGCGTCCATACCGGCCCGGTTGACCCTGGCTTCGATCAGTCTGGACTCCAGTATTAGCAGCAGTAACGGTAACTACGCCAGCTACGGACCGATGCGAACCAGCAGTAGCATAAGCGATGTCCACAGTGGACGAACCGATCGGGTTCCAACGATGATGAGGCGCGTTCTGTCTCCGATCCAGCAGCAACATCTGAAAATCTCCCCGGGAAATAGTATTATCATTAAGTGCGGTGATGTTATCTCCAACCCGCCGGCTATCTGGAGCTACTACAA AGACGAAGTAGCGATCCCAGCCAGTAACCCACAGCTGCCCCACGGAGGACTGATTCTGCCGCAGCTGACACCACAGGATTCCGGAACGTACCGCTGTTCCGCCGTCAATTCAATCACTGGCAATGAACTTAAACTGCCCCAGAAAACTACGATTCTGGTAGAATACACTCCACGTTCGTCACCGAAAGCCATCTACAAACCGCAGAACGTTTCCGTAGTGCCCGGGTCGACGGCGCTCCTAGAatgcaccggtgtagcgaatcCCATCCCTAAACCGTCCTGGTCCCGACGGGATGGTCTCCCAATCGGCGATCATTCACAGGTTCTACCGTACGGTTTACAGATCAACAACGTCCTCCCGGAGGATCAAGGAGAGTACGTGTGTCGTTTGGACAACGGTGTCGAGCCGACCCTCGTGCATACCATCAAGTTGACCGTTCTGGAACTGCCGCAAATTATCGAACCTCCAAGGGCCACTCTGACGAACGAAAGCGAAAGCCTAGAACTACAGTGCATTGCCACGGGTTCGCCAACGCCGGACATTTACTGGATGATAAACGGCGACTACACAAAATGGGATCGATTGATCAGGTCGAACGGTTCCAAGTTGTTCATAAAATCAGTTGAAAAGAAACATGCCGGAATTGTGCAGTGCTTTGCACGGAATGAAGTCGGTGAAGTTAGCGAAAGCAGTCTTCTACAGGTCAATCCAAAACAGATTCCCGGAGGAATCGGATCGCCCCCGCTAGGATCCGTACCATCTGGTTCCAAGTTCGGAAACGATCACGGCAGTAAACGACAAAAAGGCGGAAAGAAACACAAACACC TGATCATGATTCCCCCATCGCGACCGAACATCACTCGACTGTCGGACGAATCGGTTATGGTTCGCTGGTCAGTTCCATCCAGTGACGGTCTGCCGATTCAGTTCTTCAAGGTTCAATATCGGATGCTGGGCGATCCATCGAAGAACATCGCCCGGACACAatggatgacggaaaacgaagaTATTTCTCCGTTCACCcgatcgtacgaagttaacaatCTCAAGTCTGATCACTACTATCGGTTCCGCATAGTGGCCGTGTAttccaacaacgacaacaaagaGGGTGCTGCTTCTGGAAAGTTCCACCTACAACGAGGATCCCAGCTAGGACTGGCCAAAAGTCATCTGCTGGCACCGACACTAACTCGCATTGAACCCGTCTCACAGCATGCCATCGTTCTCCACTGGCAGTTTCCACAGCATCTGCCTCATCCGATCGATGGTTTCTATGCGTACTACCGACCGGCCACCACAGCCGGAGAATACTCGAAAGCCACGGTGGACACTCCGACGGCCCGTCACTTCAAGATCGATCATCTGGAGCCGGGAACGGCTTACGAGTTCAAGCTGCAATCGTTCACGGCAGCAGCGGCGTCCGATTTCAGTGCAATCCTGACCGGAAAAACACTGAAACCACCAACGCCTCCGCCCATCGTACCGTCGGTGGTGGCCGCCTCCGAAGCAGACAACGGAACCGGAGAAGTGCCCAACTATGTCTACATGGGTGTCGGTGGATTCGTGCTGGTGCTAGGAGGTATCATTTTGTTGTGCTGCTGTTGCGTGGCATGCAAGAAAAAACGTGGTCCAGGTGTTG ACGAGTCGGATGCTAAATCACATATTCAAGTCGAACAGAATGGTTTTCCCGGATCGATCAGCAACGGTGGTCCTCGGTCCCATCACCACAAAAGCCGAAACGGGATCAGTGCTCGGATGAACATCACCCCCAATCCGTTGGCCCAGGATGGCGATAAG AATCGTAATGTGATGGAGCTGCGTTTTCTGCCGGCCAAACCGCAACCGATCGTATCTGCCGGTGGCGCCGGTgtaggtggtggtggtggtggtggttgtgGTTTTAGTGGATCTCCCGGTGGCGGTACCCTGAATCTGATGACCAATGGATCCAACTCTTACCCTACTAATAACAATCACCAACCTCATcatcttcatcatcatcatcaacaacaacacaatcaccaacagcaacaacagcagcagcagcagcagccacatcatcatcatcagcccCTCCAGAGTCAAACCATGATCAACAGCAGCGTCGGTCCGGGTCAGGAACATCTGATGCTAGCCTCGATGCCGCACCGTCGAACGTTGGAACGAAGTGTCCGAAATTTGCAGCACAGCCAGCACAACGGCCTGGACCAGAGCCAGAAGATGATGCTGGAAGGTGATTGCGGTGTGACCACGACCGTCGGAGCCGGTGTGGGCATCGTGCTCGGTGGATCACGGAACAATTCATCCATCCGGAGGGGACGGCGTGGATCCGGTTCGGTTCCCAGCAGCCCTCGAGTCGGCCGGGGTCCAAGTGCCGAACTGCTGCAGCACAATCGATCACCGATGCCAATCCGAGCCGCTGCCAGCGGTGTCAAACGGGCGACCAGATTGGGACGGGCCGAGAACATGTCGTCCGGTAGTTTGAACAGTATTGAAGTTTGA
- the LOC131432668 gene encoding interference hedgehog-like isoform X3: MLATVDSRVSSLPTVENGMSHRPVSVSRLWQHTTERITDRRHCLLPRRIDLRLAAAYRCSLLLITLVLSCPLLVLALPHPSHHSAASSSSTDSASSSSSGSGSTGSSNTKSLGVYMIRSPESTTAPAGDEVLFECELNLIPERLEWRFRAQESQGSRDDYVYLNKNGHNVTTVEGNSKLHVYVNVKTIGEYQCVAWFGASAIASIPARLTLASISLDSSISSSNGNYASYGPMRTSSSISDVHSGRTDRVPTMMRRVLSPIQQQHLKISPGNSIIIKCGDVISNPPAIWSYYKDEVAIPASNPQLPHGGLILPQLTPQDSGTYRCSAVNSITGNELKLPQKTTILVEYTPRSSPKAIYKPQNVSVVPGSTALLECTGVANPIPKPSWSRRDGLPIGDHSQVLPYGLQINNVLPEDQGEYVCRLDNGVEPTLVHTIKLTVLELPQIIEPPRATLTNESESLELQCIATGSPTPDIYWMINGDYTKWDRLIRSNGSKLFIKSVEKKHAGIVQCFARNEVGEVSESSLLQVNPKQIPGGIGSPPLGSVPSGSKFGNDHGSKRQKGGKKHKHLIMIPPSRPNITRLSDESVMVRWSVPSSDGLPIQFFKVQYRMLGDPSKNIARTQWMTENEDISPFTRSYEVNNLKSDHYYRFRIVAVYSNNDNKEGAASGKFHLQRGSQLGLAKSHLLAPTLTRIEPVSQHAIVLHWQFPQHLPHPIDGFYAYYRPATTAGEYSKATVDTPTARHFKIDHLEPGTAYEFKLQSFTAAAASDFSAILTGKTLKPPTPPPIVPSVVAASEADNGTGEVPNYVYMGVGGFVLVLGGIILLCCCCVACKKKRGPGVDESDAKSHIQVEQNGFPGSISNGGPRSHHHKSRNGISARMNITPNPLAQDGDKLRNQRECSRIVM, translated from the exons ATGTTGGCCACTGTCGATAGCCGCGTAAGTAGTCTGCCCACAGTCGAGAACGGCATGTCGCACAGGCCAGTTTCGGTCAGCCGTCTATGGCAGCATACGACAGAGAGGATAACAGATCGAAGGCATTGTTTACTGCCACGACGGATAGATCTGCGCTTGGCAGCAGCCTACCGGTGCTCTCTTCTGCTCATCACCCTAGTGTTAAGTTGTCCCCTGCTAGTGTTAGCTTTGCCGCATCCTTCGCATCATTCTGCAGCTTCCTCGTCGTCAACGGACTCGGCGTCGAGCAGTAGTTCCGGTTCCGGTTCCACCGGCAGTAGCAATACGAAAAGTTTAGGAGTTTACATGATCCGATCGCCGGAATCGACTACGGCACCGGCTGGCGATGAAGTACTCTTCGAGTGTGAACTGAATTTGATACCTGAAAGACTGGAATGGCGGTTTCGGGCCCAGGAGAGCCAAGGGAGCCGCGACGATTACGTCTATTTGAATAAGAAT GGTCACAATGTGACTACCGTCGAAGGAAACTCAAAGCTGCACGTGTATGTCAATGTGAAAACGATCGGCGAGTATCAGTGCGTTGCATGGTTCGGTGCTTCGGCGATCGCGTCCATACCGGCCCGGTTGACCCTGGCTTCGATCAGTCTGGACTCCAGTATTAGCAGCAGTAACGGTAACTACGCCAGCTACGGACCGATGCGAACCAGCAGTAGCATAAGCGATGTCCACAGTGGACGAACCGATCGGGTTCCAACGATGATGAGGCGCGTTCTGTCTCCGATCCAGCAGCAACATCTGAAAATCTCCCCGGGAAATAGTATTATCATTAAGTGCGGTGATGTTATCTCCAACCCGCCGGCTATCTGGAGCTACTACAA AGACGAAGTAGCGATCCCAGCCAGTAACCCACAGCTGCCCCACGGAGGACTGATTCTGCCGCAGCTGACACCACAGGATTCCGGAACGTACCGCTGTTCCGCCGTCAATTCAATCACTGGCAATGAACTTAAACTGCCCCAGAAAACTACGATTCTGGTAGAATACACTCCACGTTCGTCACCGAAAGCCATCTACAAACCGCAGAACGTTTCCGTAGTGCCCGGGTCGACGGCGCTCCTAGAatgcaccggtgtagcgaatcCCATCCCTAAACCGTCCTGGTCCCGACGGGATGGTCTCCCAATCGGCGATCATTCACAGGTTCTACCGTACGGTTTACAGATCAACAACGTCCTCCCGGAGGATCAAGGAGAGTACGTGTGTCGTTTGGACAACGGTGTCGAGCCGACCCTCGTGCATACCATCAAGTTGACCGTTCTGGAACTGCCGCAAATTATCGAACCTCCAAGGGCCACTCTGACGAACGAAAGCGAAAGCCTAGAACTACAGTGCATTGCCACGGGTTCGCCAACGCCGGACATTTACTGGATGATAAACGGCGACTACACAAAATGGGATCGATTGATCAGGTCGAACGGTTCCAAGTTGTTCATAAAATCAGTTGAAAAGAAACATGCCGGAATTGTGCAGTGCTTTGCACGGAATGAAGTCGGTGAAGTTAGCGAAAGCAGTCTTCTACAGGTCAATCCAAAACAGATTCCCGGAGGAATCGGATCGCCCCCGCTAGGATCCGTACCATCTGGTTCCAAGTTCGGAAACGATCACGGCAGTAAACGACAAAAAGGCGGAAAGAAACACAAACACC TGATCATGATTCCCCCATCGCGACCGAACATCACTCGACTGTCGGACGAATCGGTTATGGTTCGCTGGTCAGTTCCATCCAGTGACGGTCTGCCGATTCAGTTCTTCAAGGTTCAATATCGGATGCTGGGCGATCCATCGAAGAACATCGCCCGGACACAatggatgacggaaaacgaagaTATTTCTCCGTTCACCcgatcgtacgaagttaacaatCTCAAGTCTGATCACTACTATCGGTTCCGCATAGTGGCCGTGTAttccaacaacgacaacaaagaGGGTGCTGCTTCTGGAAAGTTCCACCTACAACGAGGATCCCAGCTAGGACTGGCCAAAAGTCATCTGCTGGCACCGACACTAACTCGCATTGAACCCGTCTCACAGCATGCCATCGTTCTCCACTGGCAGTTTCCACAGCATCTGCCTCATCCGATCGATGGTTTCTATGCGTACTACCGACCGGCCACCACAGCCGGAGAATACTCGAAAGCCACGGTGGACACTCCGACGGCCCGTCACTTCAAGATCGATCATCTGGAGCCGGGAACGGCTTACGAGTTCAAGCTGCAATCGTTCACGGCAGCAGCGGCGTCCGATTTCAGTGCAATCCTGACCGGAAAAACACTGAAACCACCAACGCCTCCGCCCATCGTACCGTCGGTGGTGGCCGCCTCCGAAGCAGACAACGGAACCGGAGAAGTGCCCAACTATGTCTACATGGGTGTCGGTGGATTCGTGCTGGTGCTAGGAGGTATCATTTTGTTGTGCTGCTGTTGCGTGGCATGCAAGAAAAAACGTGGTCCAGGTGTTG ACGAGTCGGATGCTAAATCACATATTCAAGTCGAACAGAATGGTTTTCCCGGATCGATCAGCAACGGTGGTCCTCGGTCCCATCACCACAAAAGCCGAAACGGGATCAGTGCTCGGATGAACATCACCCCCAATCCGTTGGCCCAGGATGGCGATAAG CTTAGAAATCAGCGTGAATGTTCTAGAATCGTAATGTGA